The Candidatus Deferrimicrobiaceae bacterium region TCCCCGGGACCGACGACCGCCACCTGGTAGTTCCCCTGGATCTCGGAGATCGCCCGCTGCGGGACGAGCAGCGCGTTCGCGAGCGTCGTCCCCGCGACGCGCACCCGCGCGAACTGGCCGGGGCGGAGCCGGTTGCCCGGGTTGGGGAACAGGAGAGCGACGCGCAGGGTGCCCGTCCGTTCATCGACCTGGCGGTCGACGGCGAAGAAGCGGCCCTTGTGGGGATAGACCGTCCCGTCGGCCAGGATCAGCTCGTGCGGCGTTTCGATCCGGTGCCGGTTCGCCTCGGTCCCGGTGGCGAACGGCTTCATGTACGCGAGATACGCCTGCTCGCTCGTCGTGAAATAGACCTTGATCGGGTCGAGCGTCGAGACGGTCGTCAGCTCGCCCCCCTGGGCGGGGCCCACGAGGTTTCCGACCTGCGCCTTGGCGATGCCGGCGATCCCGTCGATCGGGGAGACGATCCGCGTGAACTCGAGGTCGAGCCGCGCCTTCTCGAGGGCTGCGACGGCCGAGGCGACGCCGGCCTTCGCGGTGAGGATCCCGGCCTTCGTGGCGACGACGTTGGCCCCGGCGGCTGCGACGTTGGCCTCCGCGGCGGCAACGGCCGCCCGCGTGGCGCCCTCGGCGCCCACCGCATCGTCGAGATCCTTCCGGCTGACGGCATCCTGCTCGGCCAGGGGGCGCACTCGGTCGAGGACGGCGAGGGCGTTCACGTGGGTCACCTGCGCCTGGACCCGCTGGCTTTCCGCCTGCGCGCGCTGCCCCTCGGCCTGGGAAAGCTGCCCTTCCGCCCGGGCGAGCTGCCCGTCGGCCTGCCCCTTTTGCGCCCCTGCCTGCGCCAGCGCCGCTCGGAAGACGCGGGGGTCGATTTCGAAAAGGATCTGACCCTTCC contains the following coding sequences:
- a CDS encoding efflux RND transporter periplasmic adaptor subunit produces the protein MEQERTYIKARKFLFSRSASLLILLLLAGAPGCRESASGAPAPPTVQVAAVVRRDVPVWQEWVGVTDGLVNASIRAQVTGYLVRQAYREGDFVRKGQILFEIDPRVFRAALAQAGAQKGQADGQLARAEGQLSQAEGQRAQAESQRVQAQVTHVNALAVLDRVRPLAEQDAVSRKDLDDAVGAEGATRAAVAAAEANVAAAGANVVATKAGILTAKAGVASAVAALEKARLDLEFTRIVSPIDGIAGIAKAQVGNLVGPAQGGELTTVSTLDPIKVYFTTSEQAYLAYMKPFATGTEANRHRIETPHELILADGTVYPHKGRFFAVDRQVDERTGTLRVALLFPNPGNRLRPGQFARVRVAGTTLANALLVPQRAISEIQGNYQVAVVGPGDRAELRTVRPTERMCALAVVEGDLKPGERVVVEGTQKVKQGQPVTAKAPPPGLTALLGAVPDAEGRCAAGAR